A genomic segment from bacterium encodes:
- a CDS encoding response regulator → MSQTGRDILIVDDDTSIQELLRIILTKHGYTVHQATNGEEAIHRYMEVDPDLVISDISMPKGDGFNVAIIIRSKERDGKNIPILLISAFYDDHANVKNAERCGASAFLPKPFTQKQLMDAVESLLRNGND, encoded by the coding sequence ATGAGTCAGACCGGCAGGGACATTCTCATCGTCGACGATGATACAAGCATCCAGGAGCTGCTCAGGATCATCCTCACCAAGCACGGGTATACGGTGCATCAGGCCACCAACGGCGAGGAGGCTATCCACAGGTACATGGAAGTGGATCCGGACCTCGTGATCAGCGACATCTCCATGCCGAAAGGAGATGGTTTCAACGTTGCCATCATCATCCGCAGCAAGGAAAGGGATGGGAAAAACATCCCGATCCTCCTGATCAGCGCCTTTTACGACGATCACGCCAACGTGAAGAACGCGGAAAGGTGCGGAGCTTCCGCCTTTCTGCCAAAACCGTTCACGCAGAAACAGCTCATGGATGCTGTGGAAAGCCTCCTCAGAAATGGTAATGACTGA